The following coding sequences lie in one Phragmites australis chromosome 8, lpPhrAust1.1, whole genome shotgun sequence genomic window:
- the LOC133926579 gene encoding tRNA (guanine-N(7)-)-methyltransferase yields the protein MTRSNGASGGGGGQQQQASAPGKLPRKRFYRARAHSNPLSDSHFPVPVSPDEVDLSQHYPRYFPADIDGGEEEAAAAPRRIHFADVGCGFGGLLVGLSPLFPDTLMIGMELRDKVTEYVKERILALRASNPGQYDNVSVVRTNSMKYIPNYFRKAQLTKMFFLFPDPHFKEKNRRRRVISMQLLDEYAYVMEVGGIIYTITDVEELGEWMQLCLEKHPLFEAIPDEEIKADPVVKLLSTATEEGQKVARNGGQTFQAIFRRISLQEE from the exons ATGACGAGGAGCAACGgcgcgagcggcggcggcggcgggcagcagcagcaggcgtCGGCGCCGGGGAAGCTCCCCCGGAAGCGCTTCTACCGGGCGCGCGCGCACAGCAACCCGCTCAGCGACTCGCACTTCCCGGTCCCGGTATCGCCCGACGAGGTCGACCTCTCACAGCACTACCCACGGTACTTCCCAGCGGACATAgatggcggcgaggaggaggcggcggcggcgccaagACGGATCCACTTTGCGGACGTGGGGTGCGGGTTCGGTGGGTTGCTCGTCGGGCTCTCGCCCCTCTTCCCGGATACGCTCATGATCGGCATGGAGCTGAGGGACAAG GTAACTGAGTATGTCAAAGAAAGGATCTTAGCTTTAAGAGCATCAAACCCAGGACAGTATGACAACGTATCTGTTGTGCGCACCAATTCGATGAAATACATTCCAAACTACTTTAGGAAGGCTCAGCTCACAAAGATGTTCTTCTTGTTCCCTGATCCCCACTTCAAGGAGAAGAACCGCCGACGGAGGGTTATTAGTATGCAGTTGCTCGATGAGtatgcttatgtgatggaagtggGGGGAATCATATATACTATCACTGATGTAGAGGAACTTGGAGAATGGATGCAGTTATGTCTGGAGAAACACCCACTATTTGAAGCTATTCCGGATGAAGAGATAAAAGCGGATCCAGTGGTCAAGTTACTGTCTACCGCCACTGAAGAAGGCCAGAAGGTCGCCAGAAATGGAGGGCAAACTTTCCAGGCTATATTCAGGCGCATCTCCTTGCAAGAAGAATAG
- the LOC133925836 gene encoding ankyrin repeat domain-containing protein EMB506, chloroplastic-like isoform X1 translates to MFPCAATASSATTPVVAAASLAPLLRVVTPHPRPPLYLPPPLPPRLSAGLRALPRAVSSDVFWEEPDDGSGSDYEDDGEEAAERRRSSRFPSPSSFSRLEAARQQEQELWREEKAILDQSETPDVTKTSSPKWHPLHSYEFVINHLLRKGAIPHVQDRDGATPLHYAAQAGALQTVKLLIKYKVDVNVADSDGWTPLHLAIQSRNRDIAKVLLVNGADRTRRTKDVRTPLDLSLCFGRDFKSYDLA, encoded by the exons ATGTTCCCATGCGCAGCCACGGCGTCCTCGGCCACCACtcccgtcgtcgccgccgcctccttaGCTCCTCTCCTCCGCGTCGTCACTCCCCACCCTCGGCCGCCTCTCTACCTCCCGCCTCCACTTCCGCCGCGGCTGTCTGCTGGCCTCCGGGCCCTACCGCGCGCCGTCTCTTCTGACGTCTTCTGGGAGGAGCCGGACGATGGCTCCGGGAGCGACTACGAGGACGACGGCGAGGAAGCAGCCgagcgaaggagaagctcgcgTTTCCCCTCCCCCTCGTCGTTTTCCAGGCTCGAGGCGGCGCGGCAGCAAGAACAGGAACTCTGGAGAG AAGAAAAGGCTATCTTGGACCAAAGCGAGACCCCTGATGTCACAAAAACTTCATCA CCCAAATGGCATCCACTTCATAGCTACGAATTCGTCATTAATCATCTCCTGAGAAAAGGTGCAATTCCCCATGTCCAAGATAGG GATGGAGCCACACCCTTACATTATGCTGCTCAAGCTGGTGCCCTGCAGACCGTGAAGTTACTGATTAAGTACAAGGTTGATGTCAATGTTGCTGATAGT GATGGATGGACACCGTTACATTTAGCCATACAAAGTAGGAATAGAGACATAGCAAAGGTCTTGCTTGTCAATGGTGCTGATAGGACAAGAAGAACCAAG GATGTAAGGACTCCATTGGATCTAAGCTTATGTTTTGGACGGGACTTCAAATCATATGATCTGGCATAG
- the LOC133925836 gene encoding ankyrin repeat domain-containing protein EMB506, chloroplastic-like isoform X2 — MFPCAATASSATTPVVAAASLAPLLRVVTPHPRPPLYLPPPLPPRLSAGLRALPRAVSSDVFWEEPDDGSGSDYEDDGEEAAERRRSSRFPSPSSFSRLEAARQQEQELWREEKAILDQSETPDVTKTSSPKWHPLHSYEFVINHLLRKGAIPHVQDRDGATPLHYAAQAGALQTVKLLIKYKDGWTPLHLAIQSRNRDIAKVLLVNGADRTRRTKDVRTPLDLSLCFGRDFKSYDLA; from the exons ATGTTCCCATGCGCAGCCACGGCGTCCTCGGCCACCACtcccgtcgtcgccgccgcctccttaGCTCCTCTCCTCCGCGTCGTCACTCCCCACCCTCGGCCGCCTCTCTACCTCCCGCCTCCACTTCCGCCGCGGCTGTCTGCTGGCCTCCGGGCCCTACCGCGCGCCGTCTCTTCTGACGTCTTCTGGGAGGAGCCGGACGATGGCTCCGGGAGCGACTACGAGGACGACGGCGAGGAAGCAGCCgagcgaaggagaagctcgcgTTTCCCCTCCCCCTCGTCGTTTTCCAGGCTCGAGGCGGCGCGGCAGCAAGAACAGGAACTCTGGAGAG AAGAAAAGGCTATCTTGGACCAAAGCGAGACCCCTGATGTCACAAAAACTTCATCA CCCAAATGGCATCCACTTCATAGCTACGAATTCGTCATTAATCATCTCCTGAGAAAAGGTGCAATTCCCCATGTCCAAGATAGG GATGGAGCCACACCCTTACATTATGCTGCTCAAGCTGGTGCCCTGCAGACCGTGAAGTTACTGATTAAGTACAAG GATGGATGGACACCGTTACATTTAGCCATACAAAGTAGGAATAGAGACATAGCAAAGGTCTTGCTTGTCAATGGTGCTGATAGGACAAGAAGAACCAAG GATGTAAGGACTCCATTGGATCTAAGCTTATGTTTTGGACGGGACTTCAAATCATATGATCTGGCATAG
- the LOC133926582 gene encoding uncharacterized protein LOC133926582, translated as MVARNLVARVRPRLARSLVGHLRRGYAPRASASAAAATDDLVIDEDPPRAASPSSAAVAATAPTILQPRVLIYDGVCHLCHRGVKWVIRADKHAKIRFCCVQSKAAEPYLRLVGMDREDVLRRVLFVEGHEAYYEGSTAALKVASYLPLPYSVLSSLLIIPDPLQDAVYDYIAKNRYDWFGKDDECIATRDTQILERFIDREEMLGGGPSNSFF; from the exons atggtGGCCAGAAACCTCGTCGCCCGCGTCCGGCCCCGCCTCGCGCGGTCCCTCGTGGGCCACCTCCGCCGTGGCTACGCGCcccgcgcctccgcctccgccgccgcggccaccgACGATCTCGTCATCGACGAGGACCCGCCGCGCGCCGCCTCGCCTTCCTCCGCCGCCGTGGCGGCCACCGCGCCCACTATCCTGCAGCCGCGCGTGCTCATCTACGACGGCGTCTGCCACCTCTGCCACCGCG GGGTCAAGTGGGTGATCAGGGCGGACAAGCATGCCAAGATCAGGTTCTGCTGCGTGCAGTCCAAGGCTGCGGAGCCATACCTGAGGCTGGTCGGCATGGACCGGGAGGACGTCCTGCGGCGTGTGCTCTTCGTCGAGGGGCATGAAGCCTATTATGAGGGCTCTACGG CTGCACTGAAAGTTGCATCATACCTACCTCTTCCCTACTCAGTCTTGAGCTCCTTGTTGATCATCCCCGACCCACTGCAGGATGCAGTCTACGACTACATTGCAAAGAACCGCTATGACTGGTTTGGCAAAGATGATGAATGCATCGCCACCAGGGACACACAGATTCTCGAGCGCTTCATCGACCGGGAGGAAATGCTTGGTGGTGGTCCCAGCAATAGCTTCTTTTGA